A stretch of the Polynucleobacter tropicus genome encodes the following:
- the cyaY gene encoding iron donor protein CyaY, with protein sequence MNVSKRMIEYSTQAPFMNANSSNVEVIDDKQFHQLGAQLLHSIEVALEAADDELDLDLDVERQGGNVINIRFRDKSVIVVNTQPPLHEIWVAAKSGGYHYRWAGTVAQPIWLDTKTGKELLGDLAEFASAQAGKPIKIQLIKS encoded by the coding sequence ATGAATGTCTCTAAACGAATGATTGAATATAGCACGCAGGCCCCTTTTATGAATGCAAATAGTTCGAATGTTGAAGTGATTGATGACAAGCAGTTTCACCAGTTGGGCGCGCAATTGTTGCACTCTATTGAGGTGGCATTAGAGGCTGCTGATGATGAACTTGATTTAGATCTCGATGTTGAGCGTCAAGGTGGTAATGTCATCAATATCCGCTTTCGGGATAAAAGCGTTATTGTGGTCAACACCCAGCCCCCTTTGCATGAGATTTGGGTGGCTGCAAAATCTGGCGGTTACCACTATCGCTGGGCAGGTACCGTAGCCCAACCAATTTGGCTTGATACCAAAACAGGCAAGGAATTATTGGGTGATCTTGCAGAGTTTGCCAGCGCGCAAGCAGGCAAACCAATCAAAATTCAGTTA